One stretch of Oceanimonas pelagia DNA includes these proteins:
- the relA gene encoding GTP diphosphokinase, which translates to MVSVRDTHLKSTFFLDEWAQGLPLDANEREQLKAVYEYCARLEPCQQIRDRLHAQGVEMVGILLTLSMDADTLTSALLYPFVEQGALSPERVREDFGDNIHRLLQGVADMEAIRSLQHVHGDKGNEAQVDKVRRMLLAMVEDVRAVVIKLAERITCLREVKRADEETRVLVAKEIANIYAPLANRLGIGQLKWELEDLSFRYLHPDTYKRIAHLLDEKRLAREDYISNFVATLQAALKEAGVEAEVYGRPKHIYSIWRKMQKKNLDFDELFDVRAVRVVTHRLQDCYAALGIVHTQWRHIPREFDDYVANPKPNGYQSIHTVVIGPEGKTVEIQIRTDQMHQDAELGVAAHWKYKEGTGGGRQGGFEEKIAWLRKLLAWQEDMAESGSLVDELRSQVFEDRVYVFTPKGDVVDMPAGATPLDFAYYVHSQVGHRCIGAKVDGRIVPFTYQLQTGDQVEIITQKQPNPSRDWMNPNQGFLRTARARSKVATWFKKQDRDKNILAGRELLDKELERLGLSFAKVDKKVLERFNVTSLDDLLAGIGGGDLRINQLLNHLQSQHKKPTDAEQDQQVLRELEQKAAKKQDSKPRGHIVVQGVGNLLTNTARCCQPIPGDEIIGFITQGRGISIHRSDCDQLKELTAQHPERVVEAVWGEDNGGGYQLTLRVVANDRSGLLRDITTILANEKINVMGVNSRSNRKQQTATIDMELEVYNIDTLSRTLARISQLPDILEARRL; encoded by the coding sequence ATGGTTTCAGTGCGCGATACTCACCTCAAGTCGACTTTCTTTCTTGACGAATGGGCCCAGGGACTGCCGCTGGATGCCAACGAGCGAGAGCAACTGAAGGCGGTGTATGAATACTGCGCGCGACTGGAGCCCTGTCAGCAGATAAGGGATCGTCTGCATGCCCAGGGGGTGGAAATGGTCGGCATTCTGCTGACCCTGAGCATGGATGCCGACACCCTGACGTCGGCCCTGCTTTATCCGTTTGTGGAGCAGGGAGCGCTGAGCCCGGAGCGGGTGCGGGAGGACTTCGGTGACAACATTCACCGCCTGCTGCAGGGCGTGGCCGACATGGAGGCGATTCGCTCGCTGCAGCACGTGCACGGCGACAAGGGTAACGAAGCCCAGGTCGACAAGGTGCGGCGCATGTTGCTGGCCATGGTAGAGGACGTGCGCGCCGTGGTGATCAAGCTGGCCGAGCGCATCACCTGCCTGCGCGAGGTCAAGCGTGCCGACGAGGAAACCCGGGTGCTGGTGGCCAAGGAGATCGCCAACATCTATGCGCCCCTGGCCAACCGGCTGGGTATCGGCCAGCTCAAATGGGAGCTGGAGGATCTGTCGTTTCGCTATCTGCACCCGGACACCTACAAGCGCATTGCCCACTTGCTGGATGAGAAGCGGCTGGCGCGGGAAGACTACATCAGCAATTTTGTCGCTACCCTGCAGGCGGCGCTGAAGGAGGCCGGGGTGGAGGCCGAAGTCTATGGCCGGCCCAAGCATATTTACAGCATCTGGCGCAAGATGCAGAAAAAGAACCTCGACTTCGACGAGCTGTTTGACGTGCGCGCGGTGCGGGTGGTGACCCACCGGCTGCAGGACTGCTACGCCGCGCTTGGCATAGTGCACACCCAGTGGCGTCACATTCCGCGGGAATTCGACGACTATGTTGCCAATCCCAAGCCCAACGGTTACCAGTCCATTCACACCGTGGTGATCGGCCCTGAGGGCAAGACGGTGGAGATTCAGATCCGCACCGATCAGATGCATCAGGATGCGGAGCTGGGGGTGGCGGCCCACTGGAAATACAAGGAAGGCACCGGCGGCGGCAGGCAGGGTGGTTTCGAGGAAAAGATCGCCTGGCTCAGAAAGCTGCTGGCCTGGCAGGAAGACATGGCCGAAAGCGGCTCTCTGGTGGACGAGCTGCGCAGCCAGGTGTTTGAAGACCGGGTGTACGTGTTTACCCCCAAGGGCGATGTGGTGGACATGCCCGCCGGCGCCACCCCCCTGGACTTTGCCTATTACGTGCACAGCCAGGTGGGCCACCGCTGCATCGGCGCCAAGGTGGACGGTCGCATCGTACCCTTTACCTATCAGCTGCAGACCGGCGATCAGGTGGAGATCATCACCCAGAAGCAGCCCAACCCCAGCCGTGACTGGATGAACCCCAACCAGGGCTTTCTGCGCACCGCCCGGGCCCGCTCCAAGGTGGCCACCTGGTTCAAGAAACAGGACAGGGACAAGAACATACTGGCCGGGCGCGAACTGCTCGACAAGGAGCTGGAGCGGCTGGGGCTGAGCTTTGCCAAGGTCGACAAAAAAGTGCTGGAGCGCTTTAACGTGACCAGCCTGGACGACCTGCTGGCGGGCATCGGCGGGGGCGATCTGCGCATCAACCAGCTGCTCAATCATCTGCAGAGCCAGCACAAGAAGCCCACCGACGCCGAGCAGGATCAGCAGGTGCTGCGCGAGCTGGAGCAGAAGGCCGCGAAAAAACAGGACAGCAAGCCCAGGGGCCACATAGTGGTGCAGGGAGTAGGCAACCTGCTGACCAATACCGCCCGCTGCTGCCAGCCCATTCCCGGCGATGAGATCATCGGCTTTATCACCCAGGGGCGGGGCATTTCCATTCACAGATCCGACTGTGATCAGCTCAAGGAGCTGACCGCCCAGCATCCGGAGCGGGTGGTGGAGGCGGTATGGGGTGAAGACAACGGCGGCGGCTATCAGCTGACGCTGCGGGTCGTGGCCAACGATCGTTCCGGCCTGTTGCGGGACATCACCACCATACTGGCCAACGAAAAAATCAATGTGATGGGGGTCAACAGCCGCTCCAACCGCAAGCAGCAGACCGCCACCATCGACATGGAGCTGGAAGTCTACAACATCGACACCCTGAGCCGGACCCTGGCCCGCATCAGCCAGCTGCCGGACATTCTGGAAGCCCGGCGGCTGTAG
- the rlmD gene encoding 23S rRNA (uracil(1939)-C(5))-methyltransferase RlmD, producing MVQFFKVKKPAVPAQTPLDIRILELNGHGMGVARHQGKPLFVAGVLPGEEVRVKLTTQTSRYATATLQKVLKASPERVRPFCSHAADCGGCNLQQVPLPAQRALKHKAVTGLFARHGIHALPEPEWLSGEGQGYRRVARLAIRRQGKGVALGFRQPQSHELVEIAHCGVLTPALSSLIAPLRQLLNRLRALRQLGHLELYDSAEGVALLLRHTGTLPVADLDSLLAFAQARTLALFLQDDTARRPLHVPFPLYYQIDNLRLCFTPGDFIQVNGALNEGMVHQAIDWLAPEPGMPVLDLFCGIGNFCLPLAAAGHPVVGVEGVMEMVEQARGNAEDNQLSRARFYRADLAADFTGEPWATEGFDRVLIDPGRAGAERVMPYLAELAPERLLYVSCNPATLARDSEILLAAGYRLGRLGLIDMFPHTPHCEAMALFER from the coding sequence ATGGTTCAGTTCTTCAAGGTCAAAAAGCCCGCTGTGCCGGCGCAGACACCGCTGGATATTCGCATTCTGGAACTCAATGGCCACGGCATGGGCGTGGCCCGCCACCAGGGCAAGCCGCTGTTTGTGGCCGGCGTACTGCCCGGTGAGGAAGTGCGGGTAAAACTGACCACCCAGACCAGCCGTTACGCCACCGCTACCCTGCAGAAGGTGCTCAAGGCCTCGCCCGAGCGGGTCCGGCCCTTTTGCAGCCATGCCGCTGACTGCGGCGGCTGCAACCTGCAGCAGGTGCCGCTCCCGGCCCAGCGCGCCCTCAAGCACAAGGCGGTGACCGGTCTGTTTGCCCGTCATGGCATTCATGCGCTGCCCGAGCCGGAATGGCTGAGCGGTGAGGGCCAGGGCTATCGCCGGGTGGCGCGGCTGGCCATTCGCCGCCAGGGCAAGGGCGTGGCCCTGGGGTTTCGCCAGCCCCAGTCTCACGAGCTGGTGGAGATAGCGCACTGCGGTGTGCTCACGCCGGCGCTTTCGAGCCTGATCGCTCCGTTGCGCCAGTTGCTCAACCGGCTGCGGGCCCTGCGTCAGCTGGGCCATCTCGAGCTTTATGACTCGGCCGAGGGCGTGGCCCTGCTGCTGCGCCACACCGGCACCCTGCCGGTGGCGGATCTGGACAGCCTGCTGGCCTTTGCCCAGGCGCGCACACTGGCGTTGTTTTTGCAGGATGATACCGCCAGACGCCCTTTACATGTTCCATTTCCGCTTTATTATCAGATAGATAATTTACGGCTCTGTTTTACCCCCGGCGACTTTATTCAGGTCAACGGTGCCCTCAATGAGGGCATGGTGCACCAGGCCATCGACTGGCTGGCGCCCGAGCCGGGCATGCCGGTACTGGATTTGTTCTGCGGCATCGGCAACTTCTGTCTGCCCCTGGCGGCCGCCGGCCACCCGGTGGTGGGGGTGGAAGGAGTGATGGAAATGGTGGAGCAGGCCCGGGGCAATGCCGAAGACAACCAACTGAGCCGGGCCCGTTTTTACCGGGCCGATCTGGCCGCCGACTTTACCGGCGAGCCCTGGGCCACGGAAGGCTTTGACCGAGTGCTGATCGATCCCGGCCGGGCCGGTGCCGAGCGGGTAATGCCCTATCTGGCCGAGCTGGCGCCCGAGCGGCTGCTGTATGTGTCGTGCAACCCCGCCACCCTGGCCCGGGACAGCGAAATCCTGCTGGCCGCCGGCTACCGCCTCGGCCGGCTCGGACTGATAGATATGTTTCCCCACACGCCCCATTGCGAGGCAATGGCGCTGTTCGAACGCTAA
- the barA gene encoding two-component sensor histidine kinase BarA, with product MTKYGLRARVLAFTIIPTLIIGILLAGYFSVNRYQQLEDALIQEGVNVIEPLALASELALSGRNREALNRLLSNIHRNNSPLVSAIALFDTEGRLLVTSNYHRDFNSLRLPAGAGIPAATSVETGEGGIILRTPVLTDTARVDALWEESSTQPLGYVAMQLTDDSAMLLHYRDTFFAGLIVLLGVCVSALFGVRLIKGVSQPITDMVSAVYKIREGRLDTRVSGEFSGELEMLKNGINAMAKSLSEYHDEMQQNIDQATSDLRETLEQIEIQNIELDMAKKRAQEAARVKTEFLANMSHELRTPLNGVIGFARQLQKTKLTANQLDYLKTIEKSARNLLGIINDILDFSKLEAGKLKMEQIPFSLRDTLQEVMTLLAPSAHDKGLELSMRVDAAVHDSLVGDPLRLQQVLNNLVGNAIKFTEQGNVDVRVDARPASLPERSGLCIHVQDTGIGISDSQRRQLFQAFNQADSSISRRYGGTGLGLVITQKLVHQMAGDIELYSEPGSGSVFSFTLELDKAALPLAEPLPLSELSGKTVLYQEEDGFSRRATSALLREWGMQVLYEPSPAQPVDVALLGFGPHALPSQIEQELKRQLSFNNKTIILLSSTDPTLSDSLLVAGASYCLSKPAHYQKLAQALTEQRRPADEPVAPIALPPPASRRPMRVLAVDDNPANLKLISAMLAEQVSQVDTGRNGREALNLATANRYDIIFMDIQMPVLDGIQATQEIRRQGGPNARTPIVAVTAHAIAGERDRLLGQGMDDYLAKPIDEAILARIINHFARKPAASGQIDWPQALQRAGGKDTLAREMLSLLLHSFDEFRPRLSAALAGKLKAEELYAPLHKLHGGTLYCGVPQLQSLLSGLEQALLDKQPLDTLEPELLELEERIEQIREEAKAFL from the coding sequence ATGACCAAATACGGCCTGCGAGCCCGGGTACTGGCCTTTACCATTATTCCGACCCTGATCATCGGCATTTTGCTGGCCGGGTATTTCTCGGTAAACCGTTACCAGCAGCTGGAGGATGCGCTGATCCAGGAAGGGGTCAACGTCATCGAACCCCTGGCCCTGGCCAGCGAGCTGGCACTGTCCGGTCGCAACCGGGAAGCCCTCAACCGCCTGCTCAGCAACATTCACCGCAACAACAGCCCGCTGGTCAGCGCCATCGCCCTGTTCGACACCGAGGGCCGGCTGCTGGTGACCTCCAACTACCACCGGGATTTCAACAGCCTGCGCCTGCCCGCCGGTGCCGGCATTCCCGCCGCCACCAGTGTGGAAACCGGCGAAGGCGGCATTATTCTGCGCACGCCGGTACTCACTGACACGGCCCGGGTCGACGCCCTGTGGGAGGAGTCCTCCACCCAGCCCCTGGGGTATGTGGCCATGCAGCTGACCGACGACTCGGCCATGCTGCTGCATTATCGCGATACCTTCTTTGCCGGCCTGATCGTGCTGCTGGGGGTGTGCGTGAGCGCCCTGTTCGGGGTCAGGCTGATCAAGGGGGTGTCCCAGCCCATCACCGATATGGTCAGCGCCGTCTACAAGATTCGGGAAGGCCGGCTCGATACCCGGGTGAGCGGCGAGTTCAGCGGCGAGCTGGAGATGCTTAAAAACGGCATCAACGCCATGGCCAAGTCGTTGTCGGAATACCACGACGAAATGCAGCAGAACATCGATCAGGCCACCTCGGATCTGCGCGAAACCCTGGAACAGATCGAGATACAGAACATCGAGCTCGACATGGCCAAGAAGCGGGCCCAGGAAGCCGCCCGGGTCAAGACCGAGTTTCTGGCCAACATGTCCCACGAGCTGCGCACCCCGCTCAACGGCGTGATCGGCTTTGCCCGCCAGTTGCAAAAAACCAAGCTTACCGCCAACCAGCTCGACTACCTCAAGACCATCGAAAAATCGGCCCGAAACCTGCTCGGCATCATCAACGATATTCTCGACTTCTCCAAGCTGGAAGCGGGCAAGCTGAAAATGGAGCAGATCCCCTTTTCCCTGCGCGACACCCTGCAGGAGGTGATGACCCTGCTGGCGCCCAGCGCCCACGACAAGGGGCTGGAGCTGTCCATGCGGGTGGATGCCGCGGTGCACGACAGCCTGGTGGGCGATCCGCTCAGGCTGCAGCAGGTGCTCAACAACCTGGTGGGCAACGCCATCAAATTTACCGAGCAGGGCAACGTGGACGTGCGGGTGGATGCCCGCCCCGCCAGCCTGCCCGAGCGCAGCGGGCTGTGCATTCACGTGCAGGATACCGGCATCGGCATTTCCGACAGCCAGCGCCGCCAGCTGTTTCAGGCCTTTAACCAGGCCGACTCCAGCATTTCCCGCCGCTATGGCGGCACCGGCCTCGGGCTGGTGATAACGCAAAAGCTGGTGCACCAGATGGCCGGTGACATCGAGCTTTACTCCGAGCCGGGATCGGGGTCGGTGTTCAGCTTTACCCTGGAGCTGGACAAGGCCGCCCTGCCCCTGGCCGAGCCGCTGCCGCTGTCCGAGCTCAGCGGCAAGACGGTGCTCTATCAGGAAGAGGACGGCTTCAGCCGCCGCGCCACCAGCGCCCTGCTGCGGGAATGGGGCATGCAGGTGCTGTACGAGCCCTCGCCGGCACAGCCGGTGGACGTGGCCCTGCTCGGCTTTGGCCCCCACGCCCTGCCCAGCCAGATCGAGCAGGAGCTCAAGCGTCAGCTCTCCTTCAACAACAAGACCATCATACTGCTGAGCTCCACCGATCCCACCCTCAGCGACTCGCTGCTGGTGGCCGGCGCCAGTTATTGCCTGAGCAAGCCGGCCCATTACCAGAAGCTGGCCCAGGCCCTGACCGAGCAGCGCCGCCCCGCCGACGAGCCGGTGGCGCCCATCGCCCTGCCGCCGCCGGCCAGCCGCCGGCCGATGCGGGTGCTGGCGGTGGATGACAACCCGGCCAACCTCAAGCTGATCAGCGCCATGCTGGCCGAGCAGGTCAGCCAGGTGGACACCGGCCGCAACGGACGGGAGGCGCTCAATCTGGCCACCGCCAACCGCTACGACATCATTTTTATGGACATTCAGATGCCGGTGCTCGACGGCATTCAGGCCACGCAGGAAATTCGCCGCCAGGGCGGCCCCAACGCCCGCACCCCCATTGTGGCGGTAACCGCCCACGCCATTGCCGGTGAGCGCGACCGGCTGCTGGGCCAGGGCATGGACGACTACCTGGCCAAGCCCATCGATGAGGCCATATTGGCGCGCATTATCAATCACTTTGCCCGCAAGCCGGCGGCCAGCGGCCAGATCGACTGGCCCCAGGCGCTGCAACGGGCCGGCGGCAAGGACACACTGGCCCGGGAAATGCTGAGCCTGTTGCTGCACAGCTTTGACGAATTCAGGCCCCGGCTGAGTGCGGCCCTGGCGGGCAAACTGAAGGCCGAGGAGCTCTACGCGCCCCTGCACAAGCTGCACGGCGGCACTCTTTACTGCGGCGTGCCCCAGCTGCAGTCACTGCTGTCCGGGCTGGAGCAGGCGCTGCTCGACAAGCAACCGCTGGACACGCTGGAACCGGAATTGCTGGAGCTGGAAGAGCGTATCGAACAGATACGGGAAGAAGCGAAAGCTTTTTTGTGA
- the pdxJ gene encoding pyridoxine 5'-phosphate synthase — MSELYLGVNIDHIATLRNARGTSYPDPVYAAAIAEQAGADGITVHLREDRRHITDRDVEILAGTIQTRMNLEMAVTEEMLDIACRIKPAFVCLVPEKREEVTTEGGLDVAGQLGKVTEAVTRLREAGIKVSLFIDADRAQIDAAVATGAPYIEIHTGRYADATDEAEQLAELKRIAASASYAHDAGLKVNGGHGLHYHNVKPIAAIPEMLELNIGHAIIARAAFDGLEQAVRDMKRLLREARQGV, encoded by the coding sequence GTGAGTGAACTGTATTTGGGTGTGAACATCGACCATATCGCCACGCTGCGCAATGCCCGGGGCACCAGTTACCCGGACCCGGTCTACGCCGCCGCCATTGCCGAGCAGGCCGGCGCCGACGGCATTACCGTGCACCTGCGCGAGGATCGCCGGCACATTACCGACCGGGACGTGGAAATCCTGGCGGGTACCATTCAGACCAGAATGAACCTGGAAATGGCGGTGACCGAGGAAATGCTCGACATCGCCTGCCGTATCAAGCCGGCTTTTGTCTGCCTGGTGCCGGAAAAGCGCGAGGAAGTGACCACCGAGGGTGGTCTGGACGTGGCCGGCCAGCTCGGCAAGGTCACGGAGGCGGTCACCCGGCTGCGTGAGGCGGGCATCAAGGTGTCGTTGTTTATTGATGCCGACCGGGCCCAGATCGACGCCGCCGTGGCCACCGGTGCGCCCTACATTGAAATTCACACCGGTCGCTATGCCGATGCCACCGACGAGGCCGAACAACTGGCGGAGCTCAAGCGTATTGCCGCCTCCGCCTCCTATGCTCATGATGCCGGGCTCAAGGTCAACGGCGGCCACGGTCTGCACTATCACAACGTCAAACCCATCGCCGCCATTCCGGAAATGCTGGAGCTGAACATCGGCCACGCCATCATCGCCCGGGCCGCCTTTGACGGCCTGGAGCAGGCGGTACGCGATATGAAGCGCCTGCTGCGCGAAGCCAGACAGGGCGTCTAA
- the recO gene encoding DNA repair protein RecO yields the protein MAQAAFVIHSRPYRETSQLVEVFTREQGRQSLVARGSRQPRSPLKGLLQPFVPLRLTFAGKGELKTLHSAEATGPAIRLAGPALYSGLYLNELIHYLLEVQTPFDEVFDVYHDTLQQLALGSALEPCLRHFEFYMLNVLGYGVDFTQDAQTGAAVSGRGWYAYRPEAGFVALDGPEPGAYRGDWLLALAGLELETPEVLAAAKRFSRTALAPYLEGRVLKSRALFIKGKRGSPSE from the coding sequence ATGGCGCAGGCCGCCTTTGTCATTCACAGCCGCCCCTACCGGGAAACCAGTCAGCTGGTGGAAGTGTTTACCCGCGAGCAGGGGCGGCAGAGCCTGGTGGCCCGGGGCAGTCGCCAGCCCCGCTCGCCCCTCAAGGGGCTGCTGCAGCCCTTTGTGCCCCTGCGGCTCACCTTTGCCGGCAAGGGCGAACTGAAAACCCTGCACAGTGCCGAGGCCACGGGGCCGGCCATCCGGCTGGCCGGCCCGGCCCTCTACAGCGGCCTGTATCTCAACGAGCTCATTCATTATCTGCTGGAAGTGCAGACCCCCTTTGACGAGGTGTTCGACGTCTATCACGACACTCTGCAACAGCTGGCGCTGGGCAGTGCCCTTGAGCCCTGTTTGCGTCATTTCGAGTTTTATATGCTGAATGTGCTCGGCTACGGCGTGGATTTTACTCAGGATGCTCAAACCGGGGCAGCCGTTTCGGGCCGGGGCTGGTATGCTTACCGGCCCGAGGCCGGTTTTGTGGCGCTGGATGGCCCCGAACCCGGCGCCTATCGCGGCGACTGGCTGCTTGCCCTGGCCGGGCTCGAGCTGGAAACCCCCGAGGTGCTGGCGGCGGCCAAACGCTTCAGCCGTACCGCGCTGGCACCCTACCTGGAAGGACGAGTGCTGAAAAGCCGGGCCCTGTTTATCAAAGGAAAGAGAGGAAGTCCCAGTGAGTGA
- the era gene encoding GTPase Era produces the protein MSEQQQTYCGFVAIVGRPNVGKSTLLNRLLGQKVSITSKKPQTTRHRIMGIDTDGAHQVVYVDTPGLHIEEKRAINRLMNRAASSSLGDVEMVVFVVDGTQWTKDDDMVLNKLRRMHCPVVLAINKIDNVESKEVLLPHMQWLAQQMDFADIVPISAEKGTNVDTIAKLAKARLKPSLHYFPEDYITDRSSRFMAAEIIREKLMRFTGDELPYSITVEIERYQTDDKGVVHINGLILVERSGQKRMVIGNKGDKLRTIGTEARLDLERLLEQKVYLELWVKVKSGWADDERALRSLGYGDD, from the coding sequence ATGAGCGAACAACAGCAAACCTATTGCGGCTTTGTGGCCATCGTCGGCCGCCCCAACGTGGGCAAGTCCACCCTGCTGAACCGGCTGCTGGGGCAGAAGGTCAGCATTACCTCGAAAAAACCCCAGACCACCCGCCACCGCATCATGGGCATCGACACCGATGGCGCCCATCAGGTGGTCTATGTCGACACCCCCGGGCTGCACATCGAGGAAAAGCGCGCCATCAACCGGCTGATGAACCGGGCGGCTTCCAGTTCCCTGGGCGACGTGGAAATGGTGGTGTTCGTGGTCGACGGTACCCAGTGGACCAAGGACGACGACATGGTGCTGAACAAGCTGCGGCGCATGCACTGTCCCGTGGTACTGGCGATCAACAAGATCGACAACGTGGAAAGCAAGGAGGTGCTGCTGCCGCACATGCAGTGGCTGGCGCAGCAAATGGACTTTGCCGATATCGTGCCGATCTCGGCGGAGAAGGGCACCAATGTGGACACCATCGCCAAACTGGCCAAGGCCCGGCTCAAGCCCTCGCTGCACTATTTTCCGGAAGACTACATCACCGACCGTTCTTCCCGCTTCATGGCGGCGGAGATCATTCGCGAGAAACTGATGCGCTTTACCGGCGACGAGCTGCCCTATTCGATCACCGTGGAGATCGAGCGCTATCAGACCGACGACAAGGGTGTGGTGCACATCAACGGTCTGATCCTGGTGGAGCGCAGCGGCCAGAAGCGCATGGTGATCGGCAACAAGGGCGACAAGCTGCGCACCATTGGCACCGAGGCGCGGCTGGATCTGGAACGGCTGCTGGAGCAGAAGGTCTATCTGGAACTGTGGGTCAAGGTCAAGTCCGGCTGGGCCGATGACGAGCGCGCCCTGCGCAGCCTGGGTTACGGCGACGACTGA
- the rnc gene encoding ribonuclease III translates to MKKLNNLQKKLGHTFNDEALLVRALTHRSAGSRHNERLEFLGDSILSMVIADALFHRFPKVNEGDMSRMRATLVREKTLAELARDFELGEYLILGPGELKSGGYRRESILADAVEALIGAIYLDSGIERITELLLSWYDGRLSDIQPGVEQKDPKTRLQELLQGKRKPLPSYEVVDVIGEAHNQKFTVHCIVDGLAEPVVGVGTSRRKAEQAAAEQALDTLL, encoded by the coding sequence ATGAAAAAACTGAATAACCTGCAAAAAAAACTGGGCCATACCTTTAATGACGAGGCGCTGCTGGTGCGGGCGCTGACCCACCGCAGTGCCGGCTCCCGCCACAACGAGCGGCTGGAGTTTCTGGGCGACTCCATTCTCAGCATGGTGATCGCCGACGCCCTGTTCCATCGTTTTCCCAAGGTCAACGAAGGTGACATGTCACGCATGCGCGCCACCCTGGTGCGGGAAAAAACCCTGGCCGAGCTGGCCCGGGACTTTGAACTGGGTGAATACCTGATCCTCGGGCCCGGTGAACTCAAAAGCGGCGGTTACCGCCGGGAGTCGATCCTGGCCGATGCGGTAGAGGCGCTGATCGGCGCCATTTACCTCGACAGCGGCATCGAGCGCATTACCGAGCTGCTGCTGAGCTGGTATGACGGCCGGCTCAGCGACATTCAGCCCGGCGTGGAGCAAAAGGATCCCAAAACCCGGCTGCAGGAGCTGCTGCAGGGCAAGCGCAAGCCGCTGCCCAGCTATGAAGTGGTCGACGTGATTGGCGAAGCCCACAATCAGAAATTTACCGTGCACTGCATTGTGGACGGCCTGGCCGAGCCCGTGGTGGGCGTGGGCACCAGCCGGCGCAAGGCAGAGCAGGCGGCGGCCGAGCAGGCCCTGGATACCTTGTTATGA
- the lepB gene encoding signal peptidase I: MASTFALILVLVTLVTGIIWACDKWIWAPQRGRRLAEAQQSHGNRVDAAALAKAAATPGWIEQARSIFPVIAAVLVLRSFIYEPFQIPSGSMMPTLLVGDFILVEKFSYGLKEPVTNTTLVPTGKPERGDIAVFKYPENPRIDYIKRIVGLPGDHIVYRDKQLFIRPACDGDDCPGYAPVPLKYEQSGEFTQMGIPLARFSERLTERPHDVLQNPLLPDRVSMYHRQPGTAANEWIVPEGHYFALGDNRDNSTDSRFWGFVPEANLVGKAVAIWISFEFDRNADSWLPSWVPSDVRFSRIGAIH; this comes from the coding sequence ATGGCAAGTACCTTTGCCCTGATCCTGGTGCTGGTGACTCTGGTGACCGGCATCATCTGGGCCTGTGACAAGTGGATCTGGGCGCCCCAGCGCGGGCGCCGGCTGGCCGAGGCACAACAGAGCCACGGCAACCGGGTGGACGCGGCGGCACTGGCCAAGGCCGCCGCCACCCCCGGCTGGATTGAGCAGGCCAGGTCCATCTTTCCGGTGATCGCGGCGGTACTGGTACTGCGCTCCTTTATCTATGAGCCGTTTCAGATACCGTCCGGCTCCATGATGCCCACCCTGCTGGTAGGCGACTTCATTCTGGTGGAGAAATTCTCTTACGGCCTGAAGGAGCCGGTCACCAACACCACCCTTGTTCCCACCGGCAAGCCGGAGCGGGGCGACATTGCGGTGTTCAAGTATCCGGAAAACCCGCGCATCGACTACATCAAGCGCATCGTGGGGCTGCCCGGAGACCATATTGTCTACCGCGACAAGCAATTGTTTATCAGGCCCGCCTGCGACGGCGACGATTGTCCCGGCTATGCCCCGGTGCCGCTCAAATACGAGCAAAGCGGCGAGTTTACCCAGATGGGCATTCCCCTGGCCCGCTTCAGCGAGCGCCTGACCGAGCGCCCGCACGATGTGCTGCAAAACCCGCTGCTGCCGGACCGGGTGTCCATGTATCATCGCCAGCCGGGCACCGCCGCCAACGAGTGGATCGTCCCCGAAGGTCACTACTTTGCTCTGGGTGACAACCGCGACAACAGTACCGACAGCCGCTTCTGGGGCTTTGTGCCCGAGGCCAACCTGGTGGGCAAGGCGGTCGCCATCTGGATAAGCTTTGAGTTTGATCGCAACGCCGACAGCTGGCTGCCTTCCTGGGTGCCGAGCGATGTGCGTTTCAGCCGAATAGGCGCAATTCACTGA